The Sebastes umbrosus isolate fSebUmb1 chromosome 1, fSebUmb1.pri, whole genome shotgun sequence genome includes the window tcagtgtgtcagtgtgctgacttgactatgacttgccccaaactgcatgtgattatcataaagtgggcatgtctgtaaaggggagactcgtgggtacccatagaacccattttcattcatatatcttgaggtcagaggtcaagggacccctttaaaatggtcatgacagcttttcctcaccaaaatttagtgtaagtttggagtgttatttaacctccttcgttacaaactggtaccaatggattctttaggtttttctagtttcataagatgccagtatcttctcaaTATGGCCGTTAATATTCCAGAAGTCCGGCCATATAGAACAATATCGgacatacactcaccggccactttattaggtacaccttgctagtaccgggtggtcttctgctgctgtagcccgtCTGCTTCAAGGTttgacgtgttgtgcgttcagagatggtattctgcataccttggttgtaacgagtggttatttgagttactgttgcctttctatcatctcgaaccactctgcccattttcctctgacctctgacatcaacaaggcattttcgtccacacaactgctgctcactggatattttctctttttttcggaccattctctgtaaaccctagagatggttgtgcgtgaaaatcacagtagatcagcagtttttgaaatactcagaccagcccgtctggcaccaacaaccatggcacgttcaaagtcacttaaatcccctttctttcCCATTCTGATGCttggtttgaacttcagcaagtcgtcttcatcacgtctagatgcctaaatgcattgagttgctgctatgtgattggctgattagctatttgtgttaacaagcaattgaacaggtgtgcctaataaagtggccggtgagtgtatgttTTAATTAGCCATATAATAGCCTACATTTGACATAACTTGAAAATAAGTTCAATGAAGAAGCGTTCcgaaagataaaataataagcTGGTCGGATCGAATTCTGCGTTTGTCAAACTCAAAATAGTGTTGTGTGACTCGGAGGGCTGTAGCCTAtcgaatagtttgaagcttcattcgtttgagcccgctacaacctaaaaatcgcaagatgTGTTGATGCATGAAGAAAttggtggtgttaaaacaaattagtcaACGCATCATTATCACGGAGTGTACTAATTAAacataatcattagttgcagtccttGTGATATGCATTTAAATATCACACTAgttttattaaaagaaaataagtgTGACAGAGTGAAATCTTTCAAAGCCTTTGTTTAAGATATAATTAGGTCTCAAGTTCTGGGAATATGTGGATCACTGAGTGTGGTTCATGAAACgagatgaaaaagaaatgttaaagtTTGATCCCAATAACCATCACAGAGCTGTAAATCAAATGAAATCCTCTTCTAATAGCACTTTTGTTTCATCTTtccatgtttatttttatagcaGGCCTCCAGTGTTGAACAAACCCTGAAATCGGCGCAGGATGTGTTGACAACTCCTCGTTGTTCCTCCAGTTTTCCTCTCTGAAATGGAGCTCTTTTTGCACGGCTCGTCTTCAAACGCATCCAAACTGTACCACAACACCAGCATGCCACTAAACGCCACTGGGAATTACACCAACGACCAATTCGCTGAAGTCAACCTCTTCGAAATCCTGGGTCCAAAACGGTCTCCCTTCTTCCTCCCAGTGACCGGTGTTTACCTTCTCATCTTCCTCACCGGTTTGTCTGGGAACCTGCTCACATGCGCCGTGATAGCAAAGCACAAGAAGATGCGAAACCCCACCAACCTCTACCTGGTGAGCCTGGCCGTGTCGGACCTCCTCATGCTGTTGATCGGCATGCCTCTGGAGATCTACGACCTGTGGCAGAACTACCCGTTCCCCTTCGGCGAGGGCGGCTGCTACTTCAAGACCTTCCTTTTCGAGACGGTGTGCTTCGCCTCGATCCTCAACGTCACGGCTCTGAGCGTGGAGAGGTACATAGCTGTGGTGTACCCACTCAAAACACGGTACCTGTCAACTAACCGGCACGCCAAGCGGGTAATCACCATCGTGTGGGTGGTGTCGATGACCTGCGCCATCCCAAACACCTCCCTGCACGGCATCTTCTACCTGccggagaggatggaggagtcGGCCATATGCGCCGTGCTGAAGCCCCTGTGGATCTATAACATGGTCATGCAGATCACCACTGTGTGCTTCTATTTCGTGCCCATGATGGTGATTAGCGTGCTGTACCTGGTGATGGGTCTTCATCTGTGCAGAGAAAGGCGGCAGCCCA containing:
- the nmur3 gene encoding neuromedin-U receptor 2; this translates as MELFLHGSSSNASKLYHNTSMPLNATGNYTNDQFAEVNLFEILGPKRSPFFLPVTGVYLLIFLTGLSGNLLTCAVIAKHKKMRNPTNLYLVSLAVSDLLMLLIGMPLEIYDLWQNYPFPFGEGGCYFKTFLFETVCFASILNVTALSVERYIAVVYPLKTRYLSTNRHAKRVITIVWVVSMTCAIPNTSLHGIFYLPERMEESAICAVLKPLWIYNMVMQITTVCFYFVPMMVISVLYLVMGLHLCRERRQPSGTFGKNCSTNTRRKISMNGRRRQINKMLSIVVAVFGVCWAPFHIERLLWSSISQWTDLMHTIFQYVHILSGVFFYLSSAVNPIIYSLLSTRFRECFRELVCSQAEDNSSVRDSPPFPKILLEPSVSSARAQAEGKDSNAFIPLLSPNMTLSMDNAILTCACTETTCRTSVF